Proteins from a genomic interval of Triplophysa dalaica isolate WHDGS20190420 chromosome 21, ASM1584641v1, whole genome shotgun sequence:
- the dido1 gene encoding death-inducer obliterator 1 isoform X3 encodes MKKRREEEEEDNKEDDKGENKEENKGENKEENKENSSDESINRRPPTRSLGKESKNDTKPKAGAKLHKDTDEEEEEEEDDDDESSSSESDSDGYDPNALYCICRQKHNKRFMICCDRCEEWFHGDCVGISEARGRLMERNGEDYVCPNCSTHKGQISKAGPSAAAENGKRPASGQRKAEPCPATSSTAVVTPEEKADDLGIKGRIEKAANPSGKKKIKIFQPQVTATKESSLPKCIGPGCGRDALPDSVYCGNDCILRHAAAAMKIITTDGKDSKHKEKSKPKQQKKTTNKSPQKKSGSERRSSNQEEEEDSDSGTEEDEDEDKHAEEHPPPAAMSSWSSDHNYMAVTPEKTAPISASVLNKASAANKDKEKEESEEVKPEKEPAPADKKAPASEVLKGGKKSPGSKGMKKPADSSPTKLKPIVTPMSSTRDLRKQPQPQGKLNKPKKQGPPLPPIQVLSPLGPPGSRHHASGALRVTKSTFTIPKKQPQAGQKESIEGGPSTSSKTPPSPVSTAPSIQQPTPKPTQPPAPAAPPQPPPNNQMRSNIRRSLTDILYKRVSDSDDLSMSESEVGKLAVSIEKEMFNLCMNTDNKYKNKYRSLMFNLKDPKNKGLFYRVIGGEISPFRLVRLSPEELLSKEMSDWRKTENTEVCTSSNKDVKSQSGHSKTGSRQEGDVDMEEAPPMSDGDDSQEDTHTSISHASVSTGKANAMPDIFSTMLKDTTAEHRAHLFDLNCKICTGQKSADDEPPSKKIKTSVPKKPEPTFKSKPEPRLPKATLDHPQVSYYSGVDTSMPDSSSMMEDPKSKLPLVQAPVPAAVSSVTITRRDPRTAGHRSSVPLTLPDVGVPALPASIPMPVEPLVVEAKGPLPMPPLAPASLPKPVVQKPASSQDARHYGSSITSSVTEPPPEGETALFLSGQEMLWKGFINMHTVAKFVTKAYLVSGSFEHIKEDLPDTIHIGGRISPHTVWDYVGKLKTSLSKELCLIRFHPATEEEEVAYVSLFSYFSSRKRFGVVANSNKRIKDLYLIPLSSKDPLPAKLLPFDGPGLEPARPNLLLGLLICQKDKKRPGAPLENEEKRSKTLRDDETGLPKPSIVAKPEIKHDKVFRSSLDAISTTSPGTPPPLTALESSSSLSTSVLSILSSVKATGISSHTSNNVTAAPPLASTPLQTILKTLFGKKQQDTDVSSPSDQGAGELSMPSVSLLDPIVQQFAITKSKVVEVQDDRPYDPEEEYDPAVGYAAEKAHNSTKLSTAINLSEGTPGVVDDIAYDPEDDSIFDVVGVNPSGKKFTEHQKGLQEKHVEEQKLLEDPVQQIPETLISQPVTSLLANSQLLQLGKKVEDLVAKSSAAPVINQRRDPRQSRDPRAAAAANRRHTSDSIEKEEQSDVTTEKPSPQASAVIEPSPSQLSIAADTQTTEPDSTVDTPVEETSTTIDILQSEVTTTLDSQEVQHEILQTEALMPEKEAESEAVPFLGTESTEVSIPLLGENIDPELVERYVDKEPEEEQMKDEPIESESKSFEEVWPNSASILKAEVVSSGQPIETTPTTYYSISTISSSSTSVHSGMPDDIFEDNSSYMDSHSSHIQHIPTTNPTNIPPPISFPPPIGLPPILGPPPMQGLPPMNVPPPMHLPPPMSGPPPPMQIPPMQGPPSTRGENPPPGSYPPYQNQWGGNSQFDAPRGPPPSNFTQRGPPPFQPIGQRGPPPQMFDNSMNSIPPQHIGPRGPPPGPLPPGPPPPNFDGQRFNGPPPPFNFSAPRGLPPPFPGPPPSHFDNRAPPQSHFPGPRGPPPPHNIEVHRPPSNMSRGPADDGNSYQGIEKPQKATQGPPFRGPPPNPFDGRRGPPSGPTGELSGQRFPPPNQFRGSPQHRGSYDEPRGGSSQEFERHRGPPVQQFGGPRGPPLGHYDKEAGPPSRYSYNEDSLSDVRPVRGPLLPTPTDGPIPVQVRVGGGHSPDTQHDDHWRRHSPEMRRRSCSSRDGSEPHNRPSRFDSSSRDRDAPSALSEERERQRDLSEDRRRERDREAPHSGRSYGWSREQEYERGREREREKDQGREREREHGRSRERDREHSRERDRSRGRESERHRDGDGDKRRDRDRDRDRDRGREREQDRKDYERERAKNRDREKETKTEKETKTEKETKREETKREKETKTEKETKTKTKKETKTKKETGKEIGIAGTGDENAQGAENEIVGKIVIGGIGTGTGRKTEGGRKTETDGTEAGAKTGKMTEGKSLTLLGQSLQNLNPTRKSFI; translated from the exons ATGAAAAAGaggagagaggaagaggaggaggataatAAAGAGGATGATAAAGGAGAGAATAAAGAGGAGAATAAAGGGGAGAATAAAGAGGAGAATAAAGAGAATTCCTCAGATGAGTCCATAAATAGACGTCCTCCTACCAGGTCACTTGGTAAAGAATCCAAAAATGACACTAAACCCAAAGCAGGAGCAAAGCTCCACAAAGACacagatgaggaggaggaggaggaagaagatgatgatgatgagtcGTCTTCAAGTGAGTCTGACAGTGACGGTTATGACCCTAATGCACTATACTGCATCTGCAGGcagaaacacaataaaag GTTCATGATCTGCTGCGATCGCTGCGAGGAGTGGTTTCATGGTGACTGCGTGGGCATCTCCGAGGCACGAGGCCGGCTGATGGAGAGAAACGGAGAAGACTACGTCTGTCCTAACTGCAGCACGCACAAAGGACAGATCAGCAAGGCCGGTCCCTCCGCAGCTGCAGAGAATGGCAAACGGCCAGCGTCCGGCCAGCGTAAAGCAGAGCCCTGTCCAGCTACATCAAGCACTGCTGTAGTGACACCAGAGGAGAAAGCCGATGACCTGGGAATCAAAGGCAGGATCGAGAAGGCTGCCAATCCTAGtggcaaaaagaaaataaagattttccAGCCG CAGGTGACAGCTACCAAGGAGTCTTCGCTTCCGAAGTGCATCGGTCCTGGCTGTGGGAGAGATGCTCTTCCTGACTCCGTCTACTGTGGGAATGACTGCATCCTTCGACATGCCGCAGCTGCCATGAAGATTATCACCACAGACGGAAAAGACTCCAAACACAAGGAGAAGAGCAAGCCCAAACAACAGAAAAAGACTACTAATAAATCGCCGCAAAAG aAGAGTGGTTCTGAAAGGAGGTCCTCTAAccaggaggaagaggaggactCCGATTCTGGGACTGAGGAAGATGAGGATGAAGACAAGCATGCAGAGGAGCATCCACCTCCTGCAGCCATGTCATCCTGGTCCAGTGATCATAATTACATGGCAGTAACGCCAGAAAAGACTGCTCCCATATCAGCATCTGTGTTAAACAAAGCGT CAGCTGCcaataaagacaaagaaaaggAGGAGAGTGAAGAAGTGAAGCCAGAAAAGGAACCAGCACCTGCAGATAAGAAAGCTCCTGCTTCAGAAGTTCTCAAAGGTGGGAAGAAGTCACCTGGTTCAAAGGGGATGAAAAAGCCTGCTGATTCTTCTCCGACCAAACTGAAACCCATTGTGACGCCTATGAGCAGTACCAGAGACTTAAGGAAACAGCCCCAACCACAAGGAAAACTGAACAAACCCAAAAAGCAAGGGCCTCCCCTGCCTCCCATTCAAGTTTTATCTCCTCTAGGTCCTCCTGGATCTCGCCATCATGCCTCCGGTGCTCTCCGCGTAACCAAGAGCACCTTCACCATCCCTAAAAAACAGCCACAGGCGGGGCAGAAGGAGTCTATTGAGGGAGGTCCTTCTACCTCCTCTAAAACCCCACCCTCACCTGTGTCAACCGCACCGTCCATCCAACAACCAACACCTAAACCAACCCAACCCCCTGCACCTGCTGCACCGCCGCAACCTCCACCCAATAACCAGATGAGATCCAACATCAGACGATCACTCACTGATATTCTCTATAAGAG GGTGAGCGACAGCGACGATCTCTCCATGTCCGAGAGTGAAGTTGGGAAGTTGGCGGTCAGCATTGAGAAAGAGATGTTTAACCTTTGTATGAACACTGACAACAAGTACAAAAACAAGTACAGATCCCTTATGTTCAATCTAAAGGACCCTAAAAACAAG GGCTTGTTTTATCGAGTTATTGGTGGTGAGATCAGTCCTTTCAGGCTGGTGAGATTGAGTCCTGAAGAACTTCTTTCCAAGGAGATGTCAGATTggagaaaaacagagaacacggag GTGTGTACTTCTTCCAACAAGGATGTAAAATCCCAGTCAGGACATTCCAAAACCGGATCCCGACAAGAAGGCGATGTAGACATGGAGGAAGCTCCTCCAATGTCTGATGGAGAT GACTCGCAGGAAGACACGCATACCTCTATATCACATGCTTCAGTCTCTACTGGAAAAGCCAACGCTATGCCTGATATATTCAGTACTATGCTGAAAGACACTACAGCAGAGCATAGGGCTCATCTGTTTGACCTAAACTGCAAAATTTGTACAG GTCAGAAGTCCGCAGATGATGAACCTCCttccaaaaaaatcaaaacgtCTGTGCCTAAAAAGCCAGAGCCAACCTTTAAGTCCAAACCTGAGCCGCGACTGCCCAAAGCGACTCTTGACCACCCCCAAGTTTCCTATTACAGTGGTGTAGACACGTCCATGCCCGATTCTTCATCCATGATGGAGGATCCAAAAAGTAAATTACCATTGGTCCAGGCCCCAGTTCCAGCTGCCGTCTCCTCCGTTACAATAACACGAAGGGATCCTCGTACAGCAGGTCACAGGTCATCCGTACCTTTAACTCTTCCTGATGTCGGTGTTCCTGCTTTACCAGCCAGTATTCCTATGCCTGTTGAGCCTCTGGTCGTAGAAGCAAAGGGTCCTTTGCCTATGCCCCCTCTTGCCCCGGCATCTCTACCCAAACCTGTGGTGCAAAAACCAGCCTCTTCACAAGATGCACGGCATTACGGTTCCAGTATTACTAG cAGTGTGACAGAGCCCCCTCCTGAGGGAGAAACAGCTTTGTTCCTGTCCGGTCAGGAGATGTTGTGGAAAGGATTCATAAACATGCACACAGTCGCAAAGTTTGTCACAAAAGCCTACTTGGTTTCTGGATCATTCGAACACATTAAGGAG GACTTGCCTGACACCATTCATATCGGCGGTAGAATATCACCACACACAGTGTGGGATTATGTGGGAAAGCTGAAGACTTCACTGTCAAAa gaACTCTGTCTCATTCGTTTCCATCCAGCAACTGAAGAGGAAGAGGTTGCATACGTGTCTCTGTTTTCCTATTTCAGTAGCCGTAAGCGGTTTGGGGTGGTGGCTAACAGCAACAAGCGCATCAAAGACCTTTACCTCATCCCGCTGAGCTCAAAAGACCCACTGCCTGCCAAGCTTCTACCATTTGACGGACCAG ggCTAGAGCCAGCTCGTCCCAATCTCCTCCTGGGGTTGTTGATTTGCCAGAAAGACAAGAAGCGTCCCGGAGCCCCTCTTGAAAATGAGGAAAAACGTTCGAAAACGTTACGAGATGATGAGACAGGCCTCCCAAAACCATCAATTGTTGCAAAACCTGAAATCAAACATGACAAGGTTTTTCGATCTAGTCTGGATGCCATCAGCACAACTTCCCCAGGCACACCACCTCCCCTCACTGCTTTGGAATCTTCAAGTTCCCTCTCAACTTCCGTTCTTTCCATTCTTTCCTCTGTTAAAGCAACTGGTATCAGCTCTCACACAAGCAATAATGTCACAGCAGCACCGCCACTCGCTTCCACACCGCTGCAGACCATCCTTAAAACACTTTTTGGTAAGAAGCAGCAAGATACTGATGTCTCATCACCTTCAGACCAAGGTGCTGGAGAGTTGTCCATGCCTTCTGTGTCGCTGCTAGACCCGATTGTACAGCAGTTTGCAATAACCAAGAGTAAAGTGGTGGAAGTACAGGATGATAGGCCGTATGATCCAGAGGAAGAATATGATCCAGCTGTTGGCTACGCTGCAGAAAAAGCCCACAATTCAACAAAACTATCAACAGCTATTAATCTATCTGAGGGCACCCCTGGTGTGGTGGATGATATTGCTTATGACCCTGAGGACGACTCCATTTTTGATGTTGTTGGGGTGAATCCAAGTGGTAAAAAATTTACTGAGCATCAAAAGGGGCTTCAGGAGAAACATGTAGAGGAACAGAAGCTGTTAGAGGATCCAGTTCAACAAATACCAGAGACTTTGATTTCACAGCCTGTCACATCTCTACTGGCTAATAGCCAGTTGTTGCAGCTTGGTAAAAAAGTTGAAGACCTAGTGGCGAAGAGCTCAGCAGCTCCAGTTATTAACCAGAGAAGAGACCCAAGGCAAAGTAGAGACCCTcgagcagcagcagcagcaaacAGAAGACATACGTCTGATTCCATAGAGAAAGAAGAACAGTCAGATGTAACCACAGAAAAACCATCTCCACAGGCATCTGCAGTCATAGAGCCATCACCATCACAACTGAGTATAGccgcagacacacaaacaacagaGCCGGACTCTACTGTGGATACACCAGTGGAGGAAACTTCTACAACAATAGACATACTTCAATCCGAAGTCACTACCACCTTGGATTCCCAAGAGGTCCAGCATGAGATCCTGCAAACAGAAGCACTCATGCCTGAGAAGGAAGCTGAAAGTGAAGCTGTACCTTTTCTTGGTACAGAGAGCACTGAAGTTTCTATTCCGTTACTAGGGGAGAACATCGACCCGGAGTTAGTTGAACGCTATGTGGATAAAGAACCTGAGGAGGAACAAATGAAGGATGAGCCTATTGAATCTGAGAGTAAAAGTTTTGAGGAGGTGTGGCCTAATTCTGCCAGCATACTAAAAGCTGAAGTTGTGTCCAGTGGACAGCCTATTGAGACCACTCCAACCACATATTACAGCATTTCAACGATCAGTTCGTCATCCACGTCTGTCCACTCAGGAATGCCAGATGATATCTTCGAGGACAACTCATCCTATATGGATTCTCACAGTTCCCATATACAACATATACCAACAACAAATCCCACAAACATTCCACCTCCAATATCGTTTCCTCCACCAATTGGCCTTCCTCCGATTCTCGGTCCACCTCCCATGCAAGGCCTTCCACCAATGAATGTTCCACCACCCATGCATCTCCCTCCTCCAATGTCAGGACCACCACCACCAATGCAAATTCCCCCAATGCAAGGTCCACCCTCTACCCGTGGAGAAAATCCTCCACCTGGATCATATCCTCCTTATCAGAATCAGTGGGGTGGTAATTCTCAGTTTGATGCTCCAAGAGGTCCACCGCCTTCTAATTTCACGCAAAGAGGACCGCCTCCATTCCAGCCGATAGGTCAGAGAGGTCCTCCTCCTCAGATGTTTGATAACTCTATGAACTCCATACCCCCTCAGCATATTGGACCAAGAGGCCCACCTCCAGGGCCTCTACCACCTGGACCACCACCTCCAAACTTCGACGGGCAACGATTTAATGGTCCTCCACCCCCTTTTAACTTCTCTGCACCAAGAGGACTACCTCCACCGTTCCCAGGCCCCCCTCCAAGTCACTTTGATAATAGAGCGCCGCCACAATCCCATTTCCCCGGACCACGAGGACCACCTCCCCCTCATAACATTGAGGTTCATAGACCTCCTTCTAATATGTCAAGAGGCCCTGCTGATGATGGAAACTCTTATCAGGGAATAGAGAAACCCCAGAAAGCCACACAAGGGCCACCTTTTAGGGGTCCGCCACCAAACCCCTTTGATGGCCGGAGGGGACCTCCCTCTGGTCCTACAGGGGAATTGTCAGGACAGCGATTTCCACCTCCAAACCAGTTTCGTGGGTCACCTCAACACAGGGGCTCATATGACGAACCACGGGGAGGTTCGTCTCAAGAGTTTGAAAGGCACCGAGGACCACCGGTACAGCAGTTTGGTGGGCCAAGAGGTCCACCACTGGGTCATTACGATAAGGAAGCTGGTCCGCCTTCACGATACAGCTATAATGAAGACAGCCTAAGTGATGTTCGACCTGTTCGTGGACCTTTACTTCCAACCCCTACCGATGGACCCATCCCAGTGCAAGTCCGTGTAGGCGGTGGACATAGTCCCGACACCCAGCATGATGACCACTGGAGACGACACTCACCTGAAATGAGGCGGCGAAGCTGTTCCTCCAGGGATGGTTCAGAGCCTCACAACCGTCCAAGCAGATTTGACAGTAGCTCTCGCGACAGAGATGCACCCTCAGCATTGtctgaagaaagagagaggcaACGTGATTTGTCCGAGGAtaggaggagagaaagagaccgTGAAGCTCCTCATAGCGGACGATCATATGGCTGGAGCAGAGAACAGGAGTACGAGAGAGGCAGAGAAAGGGAACGTGAAAAAGACCAGGGCCGGGAACGAGAAAGGGAGCATGGTCGCAGCAGAGAAAGGGATAGGGAACACAGCAGAGAGAGGGATCGCAGTAGAGGCAGAGAGTCTGAACGACACCGAGATGGAGATGGGGATAAGAGGAGAGACCGGGAccgagacagagacagagatagagGAAGGGAGAGAGAACAAGACAGAAAAGATTATGAACGAGAGCGAGCAAagaacagagacagagagaaagagacaaagacagagaaagagacaaagacagagaaagagacaaagagagaagagacaaagagagagaaagagacaaagacagagaaagagacaaagacaaagacaaagaaagagacaaagacaaagaaagagacCGGGAAAGAGATCGGGATAGCAGGGACAGGAGACGAGAACGCTCAAGGAGCAGAGAACGAGATCGTGGGAAAGATCGTGATAGGAGGGATAGGGACCGGGACAGGGAGAAAGACAGAGGGAGggagaaagacagagacagacgGGACCGAAGCAGGAGCAAAGACAGGAAAGATGACAGAAGGGAAAAGTCTGACACTTCTAGGGCAAAGTCTACAGAATCTGAATCCCACTCGTAAGTCATTCATCTGA